The following proteins come from a genomic window of Desmospora profundinema:
- the codY gene encoding GTP-sensing pleiotropic transcriptional regulator CodY, translating into MDLLTKAREIHRLLLTTGGQAVSFQEMAQVLRDVIVANIYVISRKGKVLGYADVQLDPADGLYRDVAKQGRVPEEYNTRLKKVTETIANQDEGSEISFTHHVGDGHEHRYTTVVPVIGGGERLGTLLLTRFDEPFIDDDLILAEYGATVVGMEIIQVKAEEAEEEARNRAMVQLAVDSLSYSEMEAVIHIFDELDGEEGILVASKVADRVGITRSVIVNALRKLESAGVIDSRSLGMKGTHIKVLNDQWLPALQKIKGA; encoded by the coding sequence ATGGACTTATTAACCAAAGCGCGGGAGATTCATCGTCTCCTGCTGACCACCGGGGGACAAGCCGTCAGTTTTCAGGAAATGGCCCAGGTGTTGCGGGATGTGATCGTGGCTAACATTTATGTGATCAGCCGTAAGGGAAAAGTGTTGGGATATGCCGATGTCCAATTGGATCCCGCAGATGGTTTGTACCGTGATGTGGCCAAGCAGGGACGGGTACCGGAAGAGTATAACACCCGCCTGAAGAAAGTGACGGAGACCATCGCCAACCAGGATGAAGGAAGTGAAATCAGCTTTACCCACCATGTAGGGGATGGTCATGAACATCGTTATACTACGGTCGTTCCCGTCATTGGAGGCGGAGAGCGGCTGGGGACTCTCTTGTTGACCCGCTTTGACGAACCTTTTATCGATGACGATCTAATCCTGGCGGAGTACGGGGCAACCGTCGTCGGAATGGAGATCATCCAGGTGAAGGCGGAAGAAGCGGAGGAAGAAGCGCGCAACCGAGCCATGGTCCAGTTGGCTGTCGACTCCCTCTCTTACAGTGAGATGGAAGCGGTTATACACATTTTTGATGAGCTGGACGGGGAAGAAGGGATCCTCGTTGCCAGCAAGGTGGCTGACCGGGTGGGCATCACCCGCTCCGTCATCGTCAATGCCTTGCGCAAACTGGAGAGCGCCGGTGTCATCGATTCTCGTTCACTGGGTATGAAAGGAACCCACATCAAAGTCCTCAATGACCAATGGCTGCCTGCGCTGCAAAAGATCAAAGGAGCGTAA
- a CDS encoding phytase: MQKNVVSCLLALSMVFHPLIGTAEGWTEAFPVRMFGVVEVTADAETEPVESEGDAADDPAIWVHPADPEKSLLIGTDKKKGIHLYDLDGKKVASYDWGKMNNVDVRYNFPLGKKKVDLVAATNRTTNTVDVFSISPWTGEWKNIAEKPIQPDMSEVYGFSLYHSQRSGSFYALVLGKEGEFEQYRLSDNGKGRVKAKKVREFKLGSQAEGIVADDEFGYLYIAEEEVAIWKYDAEPDGDGEPTIVDRADGNRLHGDIEGLTLYYGAKGNGYLIASSQGDDSYAIYDRKGKNQYVGSFRIVDGDKTDGTSETDGIDVIGFGLGDRYPYGLFIAQDGQNRENGTIVNQNFKIVKWDAIATSFCPELLTDHGINPRNLTKRKP; the protein is encoded by the coding sequence ATGCAGAAAAATGTGGTCTCTTGTCTTTTGGCCCTTTCGATGGTGTTCCACCCGTTGATCGGGACGGCAGAGGGGTGGACGGAAGCGTTTCCTGTACGGATGTTCGGTGTGGTGGAGGTAACGGCTGATGCGGAGACGGAGCCGGTGGAAAGTGAGGGGGATGCGGCGGATGACCCCGCCATCTGGGTCCATCCGGCCGATCCGGAAAAGAGTCTGCTTATCGGAACGGACAAGAAAAAAGGGATCCACCTTTACGATCTGGACGGAAAGAAAGTGGCATCGTACGATTGGGGGAAAATGAATAACGTTGACGTGCGTTACAATTTTCCGCTGGGAAAAAAGAAAGTAGATTTGGTTGCAGCTACCAACCGTACCACGAACACGGTTGATGTCTTTTCCATTTCCCCGTGGACCGGAGAATGGAAGAATATTGCGGAAAAGCCGATCCAACCGGATATGAGTGAAGTGTATGGATTCAGTCTGTACCACAGTCAGAGAAGCGGATCGTTTTATGCACTGGTGTTGGGGAAAGAAGGAGAATTTGAACAATACCGGCTGTCCGACAACGGAAAAGGCAGAGTGAAGGCCAAAAAGGTCCGGGAGTTCAAGCTGGGATCGCAAGCGGAAGGGATCGTCGCCGATGACGAATTCGGGTATCTGTACATAGCGGAAGAAGAGGTGGCGATCTGGAAATACGACGCCGAACCGGACGGGGACGGGGAGCCGACGATTGTGGACAGGGCTGACGGCAACCGTCTCCATGGGGATATCGAAGGGCTGACCCTGTACTACGGAGCAAAGGGAAACGGGTATCTGATCGCTTCCAGCCAGGGTGACGACAGCTATGCGATCTATGACCGGAAAGGGAAAAACCAATACGTCGGAAGCTTTCGTATTGTTGACGGGGATAAAACGGACGGCACGAGCGAAACGGATGGGATCGACGTCATCGGCTTCGGCTTGGGTGATCGATACCCCTACGGTCTGTTTATTGCTCAGGATGGACAAAACCGGGAAAACGGGACAATCGTCAATCAAAATTTCAAAATCGTCAAATGGGACGCCATCGCAACCTCCTTTTGTCCGGAGTTGTTGACGGATCATGGGATTAATCCGCGAAATCTGACCAAACGAAAACCCTGA
- the hslU gene encoding ATP-dependent protease ATPase subunit HslU — MGASGASARQQWTPRQIVSELDKYIVGQQEAKRAVAVALRNRYRRTLLPDELRDEVVPKNILMIGPTGVGKTEIARRLAKLVGAPFVKVEATKFTEVGYVGRDVESMVRDLVETAIRIVKEEKLEQVKEKAEEMADERIVSILAPSEKEQGAPFKNPLEMLFQSNQPAGGHTTDREEDEKRQKVEQRRLQIRRQLKAGMLEDEIIEIEVEDQLPMLDMFAGSGVEQMGINMQEMLGQFMPKKTKKRRLPVKEARKVLIHEEGQKLIDMDQVQQESLRRVEESGMIFIDEVDKIAGKDQRGGPDVSREGVQRDILPIVEGSTVMTKYGPVHTDHILFIAAGAFHIAKPSDMIPELQGRFPIRVELKDLTAEDFVRILTEPKGALLKQYTALLETEGIKVTFTDEAIREIARLAAEVNRGTENIGARRLHTMLERLLEELSFESPDITLEEIQITPNYVRERLGDIVDNLDLSQYIL, encoded by the coding sequence ATGGGTGCATCAGGAGCATCGGCCAGGCAGCAGTGGACACCGCGCCAAATCGTATCGGAACTGGACAAATACATTGTGGGACAGCAAGAAGCAAAACGGGCTGTGGCCGTGGCGCTCCGCAACCGCTATCGCCGTACATTGCTGCCGGATGAACTAAGAGACGAAGTGGTCCCCAAAAACATCTTGATGATCGGGCCTACGGGTGTGGGAAAGACGGAGATCGCCCGCCGCCTCGCGAAGTTGGTGGGAGCTCCCTTTGTCAAAGTGGAGGCGACCAAGTTTACTGAAGTGGGCTACGTGGGCCGGGATGTGGAATCGATGGTGCGCGATCTGGTGGAGACGGCCATCCGTATCGTTAAGGAAGAAAAGTTGGAGCAAGTAAAAGAAAAAGCGGAAGAAATGGCGGATGAGCGCATTGTTTCCATCCTGGCTCCTTCAGAAAAGGAGCAGGGAGCCCCGTTTAAGAATCCCTTGGAAATGCTTTTTCAATCCAATCAACCCGCAGGCGGCCACACCACGGATCGGGAAGAGGATGAAAAAAGACAGAAAGTCGAACAGCGGCGTCTGCAAATCCGTCGTCAACTGAAAGCCGGTATGCTGGAAGACGAGATCATCGAGATTGAAGTGGAAGATCAGCTGCCGATGCTGGACATGTTTGCCGGTTCCGGTGTGGAGCAAATGGGCATCAACATGCAAGAGATGCTGGGGCAATTCATGCCCAAGAAAACGAAGAAGCGCCGCCTGCCGGTGAAGGAAGCCCGCAAGGTGTTGATCCATGAAGAAGGCCAAAAGTTGATCGATATGGATCAGGTGCAGCAGGAGTCTTTAAGGCGGGTGGAAGAGTCCGGGATGATCTTCATCGATGAGGTTGACAAAATTGCCGGCAAAGACCAGCGGGGGGGTCCCGATGTCTCCCGTGAAGGCGTGCAGCGGGATATTTTGCCCATTGTGGAGGGCTCCACAGTGATGACCAAATACGGCCCGGTACATACGGATCATATTCTCTTTATCGCGGCCGGTGCGTTTCATATCGCCAAGCCGTCGGATATGATTCCCGAGTTGCAGGGGCGGTTCCCCATTCGAGTGGAGTTGAAAGATTTGACGGCAGAGGATTTTGTCCGCATCCTGACAGAGCCCAAAGGAGCATTGTTGAAACAATATACCGCTTTGTTGGAGACCGAGGGGATCAAGGTTACCTTTACCGATGAAGCGATCCGGGAAATCGCCCGCCTGGCGGCTGAGGTAAACCGCGGCACCGAAAATATCGGAGCCCGCCGCCTCCATACGATGTTGGAGCGCTTGCTGGAGGAGCTTTCCTTTGAATCGCCGGACATCACTTTGGAGGAGATCCAGATCACCCCCAACTATGTACGAGAACGGCTGGGAGATATCGTGGATAACTTGGATTTAAGCCAGTATATTCTATAA
- the pyrH gene encoding UMP kinase, which translates to MEGPRFKRVVMKLSGEALAGGQGYGIDPNVIGSIAKQLKEVVELGVEAAIVVGGGNIWRGMAGSAKGMDRATADYMGMLATVMNSLALQDALETAGVPTRVQTSIEMRQVAEPYIRRRAIRHLEKGRVVIFASGTGNPYFSTDTTAALRAAEIEAEVILMAKNKVDGVYSADPSRDPDAVKYDSLTYMDMLSQGLGVMDSTASTLCMDNDIPLIVFNIEGDGNIRRVIMGEQIGTVVRGNA; encoded by the coding sequence ATGGAAGGTCCGAGGTTTAAACGGGTTGTGATGAAGTTGAGCGGGGAGGCGCTGGCCGGGGGACAGGGATATGGGATTGACCCCAATGTCATCGGCTCCATCGCGAAGCAATTGAAAGAAGTTGTCGAGCTCGGGGTGGAAGCGGCCATCGTCGTCGGAGGGGGGAATATCTGGCGTGGAATGGCGGGCAGTGCCAAAGGAATGGATCGGGCGACTGCAGACTATATGGGCATGTTGGCCACGGTCATGAACTCGCTGGCTTTGCAGGATGCATTGGAAACAGCGGGAGTACCCACTCGCGTCCAGACATCGATCGAAATGCGCCAAGTGGCGGAGCCCTATATCCGCCGTCGTGCCATTCGCCACCTGGAGAAAGGAAGAGTCGTTATTTTCGCATCCGGTACGGGTAACCCCTACTTTTCCACGGATACGACGGCGGCGCTTCGGGCAGCGGAGATCGAAGCCGAAGTGATCCTGATGGCCAAGAATAAGGTGGACGGTGTTTATTCCGCCGATCCGAGCCGAGACCCCGATGCAGTCAAATACGATTCTCTGACCTATATGGACATGCTGAGCCAGGGTTTGGGAGTGATGGATTCGACCGCATCGACCCTCTGCATGGATAACGACATTCCGTTGATCGTCTTTAACATTGAAGGAGACGGGAACATCCGTCGCGTGATTATGGGAGAACAAATTGGTACCGTAGTGAGGGGGAATGCGTAA
- a CDS encoding DUF6022 family protein — MKQVKLLKEFLQEGKENGIDAIAQYMESHIAENWESLLQNRRDQLLEAYNQAGDMAYGTYLNLLFLPVHQQLKEAGLRPEPRFPGDFDISREWGNKEQTDQQRWMWSTVYTMDGKSLGTIVTIVFHDHTRFRVPRQPQILALRETRKEDVVAVLSLRSADFKRAREFTVEYEEYLRSQSNRG; from the coding sequence ATGAAACAGGTGAAGCTGTTAAAGGAGTTTCTTCAGGAAGGCAAAGAGAACGGGATTGACGCGATTGCACAGTATATGGAAAGTCATATCGCTGAAAACTGGGAAAGCCTGCTTCAGAACAGACGGGATCAGCTGTTGGAAGCATACAACCAGGCAGGCGATATGGCATACGGCACCTATTTGAACCTGTTGTTTCTGCCTGTTCATCAGCAGCTTAAAGAGGCCGGATTGCGCCCTGAGCCAAGGTTTCCTGGCGATTTCGATATTTCGCGAGAATGGGGGAATAAGGAACAAACGGATCAACAGCGTTGGATGTGGAGCACCGTTTATACCATGGACGGAAAGTCTTTAGGCACCATCGTCACCATTGTGTTTCACGACCATACCCGGTTTCGCGTCCCTCGTCAGCCTCAAATCCTCGCCTTACGCGAAACGCGCAAGGAGGATGTGGTAGCGGTGCTCTCTCTCCGATCCGCTGACTTTAAGCGTGCACGCGAATTCACGGTTGAATACGAAGAATACCTGCGAAGCCAATCAAACAGAGGCTGA
- the tsf gene encoding translation elongation factor Ts: MAISAAQVKELREKTGAGMMDCKKVLTETDGDMERAMELLREKGLAKAEKKADRIAAEGVVESYIHAGGRIGVLVEVNCETDFVGKTDEFRSFVKDVAMQIAAMNPQYVRREEVPEAEVEKEREILRNQALQEGKPEHIVDKMVEGRLGKFYERVCLLEQPYIKDGDKTIDELVKEKIAKIGENISVRRFVRYELGEGLEKREDDFVQEVMSQVNQ; the protein is encoded by the coding sequence ATGGCGATCTCCGCCGCTCAAGTAAAAGAACTGCGAGAAAAAACAGGCGCAGGCATGATGGACTGCAAAAAGGTGTTAACCGAAACCGACGGCGATATGGAAAGAGCAATGGAACTGCTCAGGGAAAAAGGGTTGGCCAAAGCGGAAAAGAAAGCGGACCGTATCGCAGCTGAAGGCGTCGTGGAATCTTACATACACGCTGGCGGACGCATCGGGGTGCTGGTGGAAGTCAACTGTGAGACCGATTTCGTGGGTAAAACCGATGAATTCCGTTCGTTTGTCAAAGACGTGGCGATGCAGATTGCCGCGATGAACCCGCAATACGTGCGCCGGGAGGAAGTGCCGGAGGCAGAGGTGGAGAAAGAGCGGGAGATCTTGCGCAACCAGGCACTTCAGGAAGGCAAGCCGGAACATATTGTCGATAAAATGGTGGAAGGGCGCCTGGGCAAATTTTATGAGCGGGTTTGCTTGTTGGAGCAGCCTTACATTAAAGACGGCGACAAGACGATTGATGAGTTGGTAAAGGAGAAAATCGCCAAAATCGGTGAAAATATTTCTGTTCGTCGTTTTGTTCGATATGAACTGGGCGAGGGGTTGGAAAAGCGGGAAGACGACTTTGTCCAAGAAGTCATGTCCCAAGTCAACCAGTAA
- the rpsB gene encoding 30S ribosomal protein S2 produces the protein MAVVSMKQLLEAGVHFGHQTRRWNPKMEKYIFTERNGIYIIDLQKTVKMMEDTYNYVRDLASQGGNLLFVGTKKQAQDAVKEEAERSGMFYVNHRWLGGTLTNFQTIRKRINRLHKLEAMEEDGTFDVLPKKEVVMLKKEQARLEKFLGGIKHMKKLPDAVFIIDPRKERIAVAEARKLGIPIIAIVDTNCDPDEIDHIIPGNDDAIRAVRLFTSKMADAVLEGKQGEQTAS, from the coding sequence ATGGCTGTCGTATCCATGAAACAGCTTTTGGAAGCGGGTGTTCACTTCGGGCACCAGACCCGTCGTTGGAACCCCAAGATGGAGAAGTATATTTTTACAGAACGGAACGGGATCTACATCATCGACCTGCAAAAAACGGTCAAAATGATGGAAGACACCTACAACTACGTGCGTGACCTGGCATCCCAGGGGGGCAACCTGCTCTTCGTCGGAACGAAGAAACAAGCCCAAGACGCCGTGAAAGAAGAAGCCGAGCGGTCCGGCATGTTCTATGTCAACCATCGCTGGCTGGGTGGCACGCTGACCAACTTCCAGACGATCCGCAAACGGATCAACCGGCTGCACAAGTTGGAGGCAATGGAAGAAGACGGTACCTTTGACGTGTTACCTAAAAAAGAAGTGGTTATGCTGAAGAAGGAACAAGCCCGTCTGGAGAAATTCCTCGGCGGTATCAAGCATATGAAAAAACTTCCCGACGCGGTCTTCATCATCGACCCGCGTAAGGAGCGGATTGCAGTGGCGGAAGCCCGCAAGCTAGGTATCCCGATCATTGCGATTGTCGATACCAACTGCGATCCCGATGAGATCGATCACATCATTCCCGGCAACGATGACGCCATCCGCGCCGTTCGCCTCTTTACTTCGAAAATGGCGGATGCCGTCCTGGAAGGGAAACAGGGAGAACAAACTGCGTCCTGA
- the hslV gene encoding ATP-dependent protease subunit HslV — translation MGTFHATTIFAIQHEGSGAMAGDGQVTFGNQMVMKHHAKKVRRLYRGKIVAGFAGSVADAVTLFEKFEGKLEEFHGNLPRAAVELAKEWRADKVLRRLEAMLIVMDKEHLLLISGSGEVIESDDGMMAIGSGGSFALSAGRALKRHASEMSARKIAEAALTVASEVCVFTNDQIVVEEV, via the coding sequence ATGGGGACATTTCATGCGACGACGATCTTTGCGATTCAACATGAGGGAAGCGGCGCCATGGCTGGAGACGGCCAAGTCACCTTTGGGAATCAGATGGTGATGAAGCACCACGCAAAAAAGGTGCGGCGGCTTTACCGGGGAAAAATTGTGGCCGGCTTTGCCGGTTCGGTTGCAGACGCTGTCACCCTGTTTGAAAAATTTGAGGGCAAACTGGAGGAGTTTCATGGAAATCTCCCCCGTGCTGCCGTGGAGCTGGCGAAGGAGTGGCGGGCAGACAAAGTATTGCGCCGGTTGGAAGCGATGCTGATTGTGATGGATAAGGAGCATCTCTTGCTGATTTCCGGCAGCGGGGAAGTGATTGAATCCGATGACGGCATGATGGCGATTGGATCGGGAGGCAGCTTTGCCCTTTCCGCCGGCCGAGCGTTAAAGCGGCATGCATCGGAAATGTCCGCCCGAAAAATTGCCGAGGCGGCGCTGACGGTCGCCAGTGAAGTTTGTGTATTTACCAATGATCAGATTGTCGTTGAGGAGGTATGA
- the topA gene encoding type I DNA topoisomerase, with product MADSLVIVESPAKAKTIGKYLGKKYIVKASMGHVRDLPKSQLGVDTENRFEPKYITIRGKGDVLKELRDARKKVKRVYLAADPDREGEAIAYHLAHSLNLEVDEECRVVFNEITKQAVKDAFRHPRKINMDLVQAQQARRILDRLVGYGISPVLWKKVKKGLSAGRVQSVAVKLIIDRENEIRNFKPEEYWTVTATLITGKETFEAKFHGYGKKKTELKNEQDVQSLLEAIKGKRFIVEDVKKSERRRNPSLPFITSSLQQEAARKLNFRAGKTMAVAQQLYEGVDLGKKEGTVGLITYMRTDSTRISPTAQEEAQGYIREAFGSSYLPAKPRTHKKKAGAQDAHEAIRPTSTLRTPDSLKGILGRDQMRLYKLIWERFVASQMAPAVLDAVSADIRVGEALFRATGSKVKFPGFMKVYVEGNDDNKKEEDKMLPALEEGQTLKRKSIDPKQHFTQPPPRYTEARLVKTLEEKGIGRPSTYAPTIDTIQKRGYVQLEDRRLIPSELGEIVISLMEEFFPEILDVTFTVNMEEKLDHVEEGKVDWVEILERFYEKFEKRLSVAEEEMKEVEIKDEVSDENCEKCGLPMVYKFGRYGKFLACSGFPDCRNTKPIVKSTGVTCPNCKKGEIVERKSKKQRTFYGCNRYPECEFVSWDKPDPRPCPRCEGLMVEKRRKKGTLIRCTKCDYEEEKG from the coding sequence ATGGCTGATTCACTCGTCATCGTCGAATCGCCCGCCAAGGCCAAAACGATCGGCAAATATTTGGGAAAAAAATATATTGTCAAGGCGTCGATGGGTCATGTGCGGGATTTGCCCAAAAGTCAATTGGGTGTGGATACGGAAAACCGATTTGAACCGAAATATATCACCATCCGTGGAAAGGGCGATGTTCTGAAGGAGTTGAGGGATGCGCGTAAAAAAGTGAAGCGCGTCTACTTGGCGGCGGACCCTGATCGGGAAGGGGAGGCGATTGCTTACCATCTCGCCCACAGCCTCAATTTGGAAGTGGACGAAGAGTGCCGGGTGGTGTTTAACGAGATTACCAAGCAGGCGGTTAAGGATGCTTTCCGTCATCCCCGCAAGATCAACATGGATTTGGTGCAGGCTCAGCAGGCCCGTCGGATCCTGGATCGGTTGGTGGGGTACGGAATCAGCCCGGTTCTGTGGAAGAAGGTAAAAAAAGGCCTCAGCGCCGGCCGGGTTCAATCCGTGGCCGTCAAGCTAATCATCGACCGTGAAAACGAGATCCGCAACTTCAAGCCGGAAGAATATTGGACGGTTACGGCGACCTTGATCACCGGCAAGGAGACCTTTGAAGCAAAGTTCCATGGATACGGCAAGAAAAAAACGGAACTGAAAAATGAACAGGATGTTCAATCCTTGCTGGAAGCGATCAAGGGTAAACGATTTATCGTCGAAGATGTGAAGAAAAGCGAACGGCGGCGCAATCCGTCGCTCCCCTTTATCACCAGCTCGCTGCAACAGGAGGCGGCGCGAAAGCTCAACTTCCGTGCAGGGAAAACGATGGCGGTCGCCCAGCAATTGTATGAAGGAGTGGATTTGGGGAAAAAAGAAGGCACCGTCGGTCTCATCACCTATATGCGTACCGATTCCACCCGGATCTCTCCAACGGCCCAGGAGGAAGCACAGGGCTATATCCGGGAAGCCTTCGGTTCCTCGTATCTTCCGGCCAAGCCGCGCACCCACAAGAAGAAGGCGGGTGCGCAGGACGCCCATGAAGCCATCCGGCCCACCTCTACTCTGCGTACGCCGGATTCCTTGAAGGGAATTCTGGGCCGTGATCAGATGCGCCTTTATAAGCTGATTTGGGAACGGTTCGTCGCCAGTCAAATGGCGCCCGCAGTACTAGATGCTGTTTCTGCTGACATCCGTGTGGGAGAGGCCCTTTTTCGGGCAACCGGATCCAAGGTGAAATTCCCCGGGTTTATGAAGGTGTACGTGGAGGGGAATGACGATAACAAAAAAGAGGAAGATAAAATGCTTCCCGCCTTGGAAGAAGGACAAACCCTGAAACGAAAGTCGATTGATCCCAAGCAGCACTTCACCCAGCCCCCGCCCCGTTATACAGAAGCGCGTTTGGTAAAGACGCTGGAGGAAAAGGGGATCGGACGACCCAGCACGTACGCCCCTACCATCGATACCATCCAAAAACGGGGATATGTCCAATTGGAGGATCGGAGGCTGATTCCCTCGGAGTTGGGGGAGATTGTCATCTCCCTGATGGAGGAGTTTTTCCCCGAGATTCTGGACGTGACGTTTACGGTGAATATGGAGGAAAAGCTGGACCATGTGGAAGAGGGAAAAGTGGACTGGGTAGAGATCCTGGAACGCTTCTATGAGAAGTTTGAAAAGCGGTTGTCCGTTGCGGAGGAAGAGATGAAAGAAGTGGAGATCAAAGATGAGGTCTCCGACGAGAACTGCGAGAAGTGCGGGCTTCCCATGGTCTATAAATTCGGCCGTTACGGCAAGTTCCTCGCCTGCTCCGGATTTCCTGACTGCCGCAATACGAAACCGATCGTCAAATCCACCGGTGTAACCTGCCCCAATTGTAAAAAAGGGGAGATTGTGGAGCGCAAGAGCAAAAAACAGCGTACGTTTTATGGTTGTAACCGGTATCCCGAATGTGAATTTGTCTCCTGGGATAAGCCGGACCCGCGTCCCTGTCCCCGCTGTGAAGGGTTGATGGTGGAGAAGCGGCGCAAAAAAGGAACCCTGATTCGCTGCACGAAATGCGACTACGAGGAGGAGAAAGGGTAA
- the frr gene encoding ribosome recycling factor — protein sequence MNSGLKQDTTTRMEKTIQALKRDLASLRAGRATPSLLEKVTVEYYGSEMPINQMANVSVPEPRLLVIQPWDKSALAEIERAILKSELGLTPTNDGNLIRISIPALTEERRAELVKVVKKTGEEAKVAIRNIRRDANEEVKKMEKNGELSEDELRRSQDEIQKLTDRFIKEADQVVEDKEKEVMEV from the coding sequence ATGAATTCCGGTCTAAAACAAGATACAACGACACGGATGGAAAAAACGATCCAGGCTCTGAAACGAGATTTAGCGTCTCTGCGAGCGGGCCGTGCCACTCCTTCTTTGCTGGAGAAAGTGACGGTGGAGTATTATGGCAGTGAGATGCCGATTAACCAAATGGCTAACGTATCCGTACCGGAACCGCGTTTATTGGTGATTCAGCCTTGGGACAAGTCGGCATTGGCAGAGATTGAACGGGCCATTCTCAAGTCGGAGCTGGGGTTGACACCAACCAACGATGGAAACCTGATCCGGATTTCCATTCCGGCACTGACCGAGGAACGGCGGGCTGAGTTGGTCAAAGTGGTGAAAAAGACTGGGGAAGAAGCAAAAGTGGCGATTCGCAACATCCGCCGGGATGCCAATGAAGAAGTGAAAAAGATGGAGAAGAACGGTGAACTTTCCGAAGATGAATTGCGTCGCTCCCAGGATGAGATTCAAAAGTTGACCGACCGTTTCATTAAGGAAGCGGATCAGGTGGTGGAAGACAAAGAAAAAGAAGTGATGGAAGTGTAA
- a CDS encoding isoprenyl transferase, which yields MIQRLKKWLVGYQSAPGTDDEKWIPRLQEGPIPKHVAIIMDGNGRWAKKRGMPRVAGHRAGMKSVRNVTRAADDLGEIEALTLYSFSTENWKRPKDEVNFLMSLPEEFIRTDLDELVERNIQVRMLGNKEGLPAHTLEAIGKFEEATADNTGMILNFAMNYGSRFEIIEATRRIIDEVKSGKLDRDDVDENVFNEFLLTATLPEPDLMIRTSGEVRISNFMLWQLAYSELWFTDVHWPDFGREKFFEAIQDFQRRSRRYGAV from the coding sequence ATGATTCAAAGGTTGAAGAAATGGTTGGTCGGGTATCAGTCCGCTCCCGGCACAGATGACGAAAAGTGGATCCCTCGTTTACAGGAGGGACCGATCCCTAAGCATGTGGCTATTATCATGGATGGCAATGGAAGATGGGCGAAGAAGAGAGGGATGCCCCGGGTGGCGGGACACCGCGCCGGAATGAAGAGTGTCCGCAATGTTACTCGTGCGGCAGATGATTTGGGAGAAATCGAGGCGCTCACCCTCTATTCTTTTTCAACAGAAAATTGGAAGCGTCCCAAGGACGAAGTCAACTTTTTGATGAGTCTGCCTGAGGAGTTTATCCGTACGGATTTGGATGAGTTGGTGGAACGGAATATTCAAGTTCGGATGTTGGGGAACAAGGAAGGTCTTCCGGCCCATACGTTGGAAGCGATCGGAAAATTTGAGGAAGCAACCGCCGACAACACGGGGATGATCCTCAATTTCGCGATGAATTACGGTTCCCGCTTCGAGATCATTGAAGCTACCCGAAGGATTATAGATGAGGTAAAATCGGGCAAGCTGGATAGGGACGATGTGGACGAAAATGTGTTTAATGAATTTTTGTTAACAGCCACATTGCCCGAGCCGGACTTGATGATCCGAACGAGCGGGGAAGTGCGCATCAGCAATTTTATGTTATGGCAACTGGCATACAGCGAGCTTTGGTTTACGGATGTACATTGGCCGGACTTCGGTCGGGAGAAGTTTTTTGAGGCGATCCAAGATTTTCAGCGCCGCTCGCGCCGATATGGGGCGGTGTGA
- a CDS encoding CHRD domain-containing protein encodes MSQTFFTFLSGKEEVPPVRTAAFGNAAFFLSKDRKKLFYRLQVNRIRRLTQAHIHIGRRGENGPVVAFLFGPVQPGISVDQGVVTGTITSDDLVGPLRGEPLESLIQLMKEERTYVNVHTEQHPAGEIRGQIQPLFRKR; translated from the coding sequence ATGTCCCAAACATTTTTTACATTTCTGTCGGGCAAGGAAGAGGTGCCGCCAGTTCGAACCGCGGCGTTCGGTAATGCTGCATTTTTTCTGAGCAAGGATCGAAAGAAGTTGTTTTATCGGTTGCAGGTGAATCGAATTCGCCGATTGACGCAAGCTCACATTCATATCGGGCGCCGGGGGGAAAACGGGCCGGTTGTCGCCTTTTTATTTGGACCGGTACAACCGGGAATCAGCGTCGACCAGGGTGTCGTGACCGGTACCATAACGAGCGATGATTTGGTGGGACCGCTCAGGGGAGAACCCCTTGAAAGTCTGATTCAATTGATGAAAGAAGAGCGAACGTATGTCAATGTGCACACAGAACAACACCCGGCGGGGGAAATCCGTGGTCAAATTCAACCGCTGTTCCGGAAAAGGTAA